Proteins co-encoded in one Haloarcula pelagica genomic window:
- a CDS encoding DUF4349 domain-containing protein, which yields MSRRITILAVAACLLLAGCTGVAPQGGGGDGGESADLSASQQAASGASGDGGGGDGASQAGDGGGGPGDGVPDAGQRAIIKTGSMVVEVDNFSAARSTIADRVRERGGFVGGSDQRLHRSGNETWVTGHIVVRVPSDTYGETQALAADQGTVLSEETTTEDVTDQLVDLEARLENLRSRRDRLRDFYDEANSTEELLRIEEQLSEVQMEIERLEAQQRSLERQVAYSTIRIELQEPEPGIDQIRTQYHEQSLVAVFVGSVEDVVVFAQASLVTVAGALPWLAVAAVPALGLRRLLRGRSLPLIGRRTDSPATDTADSESADAETTEQSDESGTAETEEDKKTDQASDDESER from the coding sequence ATGTCACGGAGGATAACGATCCTGGCGGTAGCGGCCTGTCTCCTGTTGGCTGGATGTACCGGTGTCGCCCCACAGGGCGGTGGCGGCGACGGCGGCGAGAGCGCGGACCTCAGTGCCAGCCAACAGGCGGCAAGCGGAGCATCGGGCGACGGTGGCGGCGGCGACGGGGCGAGCCAAGCCGGCGACGGTGGCGGCGGACCCGGCGACGGCGTCCCGGACGCCGGCCAGCGGGCGATCATCAAGACCGGCTCGATGGTCGTCGAAGTCGACAACTTCTCGGCGGCGCGCTCGACCATCGCCGACCGCGTGCGCGAGCGTGGCGGGTTCGTCGGCGGGTCGGACCAGCGCCTCCACCGATCGGGCAACGAGACGTGGGTGACCGGTCACATCGTCGTCCGCGTCCCCAGCGATACCTACGGGGAGACCCAGGCTCTCGCGGCCGACCAGGGGACCGTCCTCTCGGAAGAGACGACGACCGAAGACGTGACCGACCAGCTTGTCGACCTGGAGGCGCGACTGGAGAACCTCCGCAGCCGCCGGGACCGGCTCCGTGACTTCTACGACGAGGCAAACAGTACCGAGGAACTGCTCCGGATCGAGGAGCAACTCTCGGAGGTGCAAATGGAGATCGAACGCCTGGAGGCACAACAGCGTTCCCTGGAGCGACAGGTCGCGTACTCGACGATCCGGATCGAACTCCAGGAACCCGAACCGGGGATCGACCAGATCCGGACCCAGTACCACGAGCAGTCACTCGTCGCCGTCTTCGTCGGCTCCGTCGAAGACGTGGTCGTCTTCGCGCAGGCCTCGCTGGTCACCGTCGCCGGGGCGCTGCCCTGGCTCGCCGTCGCCGCGGTGCCCGCACTGGGCCTCCGTCGGCTGTTGCGCGGGCGCTCGCTCCCGCTGATCGGGAGACGCACCGACTCCCCCGCGACGGACACGGCCGACAGTGAGTCGGCGGACGCGGAGACGACCGAGCAAAGCGACGAGAGTGGAACAGCGGAGACCGAGGAGGACAAGAAGACCGACCAGGCGAGCGACGACGAGTCCGAACGCTGA
- a CDS encoding carbon-nitrogen family hydrolase: protein MRIALAQLSIDPGAVGRNLDRAVDAIERASADGADLVVLPELFTVGYFAFDLYARDAESLAGETIGRLADTARETDTAVLAGSIVEDLEASAADGIDVPRESGLANTSVFLGPDGVQRGVYRKHHLFGYDSAESSLLEPGERVTTVEFGGFTIGTTTCYDLRFPELYRRLVDEGATLVCVPSAWPYPRVEHWELFGEARAVENQLYVAAANGVGSFDDAELLGRSTVYDPWGTTLASSSDEPALVTADLDPARVERVRGEFPALADRRDDWG from the coding sequence ATGAGGATCGCGTTGGCCCAGCTGTCGATCGACCCCGGCGCCGTCGGCCGGAACCTCGATCGGGCCGTCGACGCGATCGAGCGGGCGTCGGCCGACGGGGCCGACCTGGTCGTCCTCCCGGAGCTGTTCACCGTCGGCTACTTCGCGTTCGACCTGTACGCCCGCGACGCCGAGAGCCTCGCGGGCGAGACGATCGGCCGGCTCGCGGACACGGCACGGGAGACCGACACGGCAGTGCTGGCCGGGAGTATCGTCGAAGACCTCGAAGCCAGCGCCGCGGACGGGATCGACGTACCCCGGGAGTCGGGACTGGCGAACACGTCGGTGTTTCTCGGGCCGGACGGCGTCCAGCGTGGCGTCTACCGGAAACACCACCTCTTTGGCTACGACTCCGCGGAGTCGTCGCTGCTGGAACCCGGCGAACGCGTCACGACCGTCGAGTTCGGCGGCTTCACGATCGGGACGACGACCTGTTACGACCTGCGGTTTCCGGAACTGTACCGCCGGCTCGTCGACGAGGGGGCGACGCTGGTCTGTGTCCCGAGCGCCTGGCCGTACCCCCGAGTCGAGCACTGGGAGCTGTTCGGGGAAGCGAGAGCCGTCGAGAATCAGCTGTACGTGGCCGCCGCGAACGGCGTCGGGAGCTTCGATGACGCCGAACTGCTTGGCCGGTCGACGGTGTACGATCCGTGGGGGACGACACTCGCCAGTTCATCGGACGAACCGGCGCTCGTGACCGCGGACCTCGATCCGGCCCGTGTCGAGCGAGTCCGCGGGGAGTTCCCGGCCCTGGCGGACCGGCGGGACGACTGGGGATAG
- a CDS encoding SRPBCC family protein, giving the protein MTVRVEQTIRVSAPPERVWEFIADPEKRARSISVVTDWEDRGDGTSTWFLRLPIPVIDKTVTVDTEDVERRPPEYVRFVGKSKVMRVQGEHELEPTDDGGTALHNRFVVDGRFPGVERFFKRNLGGEIDNLEAALREDLGMEA; this is encoded by the coding sequence ATGACCGTCCGGGTCGAGCAAACCATCAGAGTGTCGGCGCCCCCCGAACGCGTCTGGGAGTTCATCGCCGACCCGGAGAAACGTGCCCGTTCGATCAGCGTCGTCACCGACTGGGAGGACCGCGGTGACGGGACCTCGACGTGGTTCCTGCGGCTTCCCATCCCCGTCATCGACAAGACAGTCACGGTCGACACGGAGGATGTCGAGCGGCGCCCGCCCGAATACGTCCGGTTCGTGGGGAAGTCGAAGGTGATGCGCGTCCAAGGCGAACACGAACTGGAGCCGACCGACGACGGCGGGACGGCACTGCACAACCGCTTCGTCGTCGACGGCCGTTTCCCGGGCGTCGAACGCTTCTTCAAGCGCAACCTCGGCGGCGAGATCGACAATCTGGAGGCAGCGCTGCGCGAGGACCTCGGGATGGAAGCATGA
- a CDS encoding DUF7123 family protein — protein sequence MTDFSEEDRRILEHLRDSVSRGESYFRAKNIAESIGLSAKQVGARLPRLAEEADEVDIEKWGRARSTTWRVTTS from the coding sequence ATGACCGATTTCAGCGAAGAGGACCGACGCATCCTCGAACACCTCCGAGACAGCGTCTCGCGGGGTGAGAGCTACTTCCGCGCCAAGAACATCGCTGAGTCGATCGGTCTCTCCGCCAAACAGGTCGGTGCGCGGCTCCCGCGGCTCGCGGAGGAGGCCGACGAGGTCGACATCGAGAAGTGGGGTCGAGCCCGGTCGACGACCTGGCGCGTAACCACCAGTTAG
- a CDS encoding DUF7525 family protein, with the protein MASTDAETDMGLGLGLVFGLVAVGAALLTTVNGYTYATRTAQGLEATGLQVSSGVAFGVAIVAAGLAIVAVHVFDG; encoded by the coding sequence ATGGCCTCAACGGACGCAGAAACCGACATGGGACTCGGGCTCGGACTGGTGTTCGGGCTCGTCGCGGTCGGTGCCGCACTGCTGACGACAGTCAACGGATATACCTACGCCACACGGACCGCACAGGGGCTCGAAGCGACCGGGCTTCAGGTCTCCAGCGGCGTCGCATTCGGCGTCGCGATCGTCGCCGCCGGACTGGCGATCGTCGCGGTCCACGTCTTCGACGGCTGA